The proteins below come from a single Ptychodera flava strain L36383 chromosome 6, AS_Pfla_20210202, whole genome shotgun sequence genomic window:
- the LOC139135610 gene encoding uncharacterized protein: MTQPGLSPWMRFCVLAVFATWCCLLVSSERIEEPTSVAVFKGLPDIHTVAGKVFEYTLPEDAFKGNIVHYKVTEAGSSSLPRWLEFDNKTNTLYGVPVIKDEGFTYISVTASGKDGQKNAITVTDVFLLDVRLFDEDSTLTYRASPLNPVKAFPLKSTGKDIEGSANRRDGRKICSPGTPKTFSTLILDIGLAELSGSQRVTLLKKLASFLALDESALTLATRRTSAVGKLLDSTVLAAGPGNADPNNVLRNAWGIEISWLLSCGAFRKVNDFSMVIDHNAKSGRLTDVTGYPVIGWHVSSEKATDSSAVRRKRQIQAGLAGTPIPTPTVTLSTPTVHVPTSTIVMTSSSTVRISSSVPHESSTTKTVPFTTRTIPLPVTSSVVPVTSSPLVADTSSAVPDQSSSLFSTTTLPTTTLDVISSTSILVASSSIETSSFEPSSSVMTSLPIFATPSPSVTPIETTTVIPVTSSELLPTPETSSQYVVSSSATVSSTDLITTSLVVEETSSSIPPISSSVPPSPSPSPSPSPSPSPSPSPSPSPSPSPSKTSSSVARVTSQLVTSTPMEPPVFVTPTPTAVITPTPSVVVISSIPLSSTPTPALTSSIVLSSSVDVITTSSIPESSDAIPSPTPTPVTSSISVSSSVVVIPTTPEYINKPPVVLTPMQDAEITVGHILEFSIPLGTFYDPEQGLTDRLHLSLQTSSGLQLPRKSWIQFDSDEQVVYGIPLKEHLALSPAKYKLIASDSEGLTASTDFTVYINPRPLNESITHQFILSLDYSYPLFLQAGSNRHELARDILGFYNDQNLEDLIVDEISDNYVYPDTTLFTFRNGSLSQLYCDREEIFQVYNQMADDDTAPQENFNITLLPEFQVIWVALRLYDACLPTSSSLPVFATSTPYIPASSTELIIIPSSSTSPLESSSLTLSYPVTSTISTTVISTSMVTPITPTPSLTVSSISISSSIPPTEAPVDRRPMLINHIDQLFIRVGGVLEYVIPADTFYDFEDGDTRSLRLALMTVSGEPLPESSWIQYDGDKQMIYGIPLAVDYSVRPVEFILLARDSVGQTARDALEVVIQLKLSVVFSHEFVITFDEDYINFMAKGKNRYDVARKISQYYKDGSSRFLSVDSIVEGSVVWTYSNTSVQTKTCDLQTIWRLYSKLSYDNGDVTESFQMMMSPEYVPVKAELLLTGVCGPVITTPKPSEQVIVVVPLTSERDKWEKALIPAIVIALLILLCGLLACCVYRRKRPGTKFILREEKPMYANDRRPIILPDEKALKESQKPIQPAIMRNDFAPYVATPPPRVPPAPPELPETRPQSPPPYRLPPYPEIDQSDSDEDPMYLREIPLQGTMPTPPPAYSPQPEYSGPPPNYRLPPPYNPLEFQTSKL; the protein is encoded by the exons ATGACTCAACCTGGATTGTCACCTTGGATGAGGTTTTGTGTGCTAGCAGTGTTTGCAACATGGTGCTGTTTATTGGTATCATCAGAACGTATTGAAGAACCAACTTCAGTTGCTGTCTTCAAAGGCCTTCCTGACATTCACACTGTTGCTGGGAAAGTCTTTGAGTACACTCTGCCGGAAGATGCTTTTAAAGGGAACATAGTCCATTATAAG GTCACAGAGGCGGGCAGCAGCAGTCTTCCTCGATGGCTTGAATTTGATAACAAAACAAACACCCTGTATGGCGTGCCAGTAATCAAGGATGAAGGCTTTACGTACATCAGTGTGACTGCCAGTGGCAAAGATGGGCAGAAAAATGCAATCACAGTAACTGATGTGTTTTTACTAGATGTCAGGTTGTTTGATGAGGACAGCACATTAACATACAGAGCATCACCTTTGAACCCTGTGAAGGCATTCCCCCTGAAGAGCACAGGAAAGGACATTGAAGGCTCTGCCAACAGAAGGGATGGACGAAAAATCTGTAGCCCAGGAACACCAAAGACATTCTCCACTTTGATATTGGACATTGGACTGGCTGAACTGAGTGGCTCACAAAGAGTAACTTTGCTGAAAAAGTTAGCCAGTTTCCTGGCTCTGGATGAAAGTGCGTTGACTTTAGCAACAAGGAGAACTTCAGCAGTTGGTAAACTGCTTGATAGCACTGTCTTAGCTGCCGGACCCGGCAACGCTGATCCAAACAATGTTCTTCGCAATGCTTGGGGAATAGAGATTTCGTGGCTTCTCAGTTGTGGAGCCTTCAGGAAAGTGAATGATTTTTCCATGGTTATTGACCACAATGCTAAAAGTGGCCGACTAACAGACGTGACAGGGTATCCTGTTATTGGATGGCATGTGTCATCTGAAAAGGCCACTGATAGTTCGGCTGTGAGGAGGAAAAGGCAGATTCAAGCAGGCTTAGCTGGTACCCCCATTCCAACACCTACAGTTACGCTGAGCACGCctactgtacatgtaccaacatcTACGATTGTAATGACCTCAAGCAGTACTGTGAGGATTAGTTCAAGTGTACCCCATGAGAGTTCAACAACCAAGACTGTTCCATTCACCACAAGGACAATACCTCTTCCTGTGACATCATCAGTTGTTCCAGTCACCAGCAGCCCATTGGTTGCTGACACTTCATCAGCTGTACCTGACCAGAGCAGTTCTTTGTTTTCGACAACTACTTTGCCCACCACAACCCTGGATGTCATCAGCTCTACATCAATTCTGGTTGCATCATCATCGATTGAAACAAGCTCCTTTGAACCATCCAGTTCAGTGATGACAAGCTTGCCCATTTTTGCAACACCATCACCAAGTGTAACTCCAATTGAAACCACAACAGTGATACCAGTGACCAGTTCAGAGCTTCTACCTACTCCAGAAACAAGTTCACAGTACGTTGTTTCCAGTTCAGCAACTGTTTCCTCAACTGATTTAATCACAACCTCATTGGTAGTGGAAGAAACAAGTTCAAGTATACCACCTATCAGCAGTTCAGTTCCTCCCTCCCCTTCTCCGTCTCCATCTCCCTCCCCATCTCCTTCTCCCTCCCCATCACCCTCCCCCTCCCCATCACCCTCTCCGTCCAAAACATCATCTTCAGTGGCACGTGTCACCAGTCAGCTAGTGACCAGTACTCCGATGGAACCACCAGTGTTTGTGACTCCTACACCAACGGCGGTGATCACACCAACGCCCTCAGTGGTAGTCATCAGCAGTATACCGTTATCAAGTACACCCACTCCAGCACTGACTTCAAGCATTGTGTTGAGTTCATCTGTTGATGTGATTACCACATCAAGCATACCAGAAAGTAGTGATGCTATTCCGTCACCAACTCCAACGCCTGTCACAAGCAGCATATCTGTGTCTAGCAGTGTTGTAGTCATACCAACCACACCAG AATACATCAATAAGCCACCAGTTGTGTTAACTCCCATGCAAGATGCTGAAATCACAGTCGGACATATCTTGGAGTTTTCTATTCCACTTGGCACCTTCTATGATCCAGAGCAAGGCTTGACAGACAGGCTGCACTTGTCCCTTCAGACATCGTCTGGACTTCAACTCCCAAGGAAATCGTGGATTCAGTTTGACAGTGACGAACAGGTTGTGTATGGCATACCTTTAAAGGAACATCTAGCCTTGTCGCCAGCTAAGTACAAACTGATTGCAAGTGATTCAGAGGGGCTAACGGCCAGCACTGACTTTACAGTCTACATCAATCCAAGACCACTCAACGAATCCATCACTCACCAGTTTATTTTATCACTGGATTACAGCTATCCTCTCTTTCTCCAAGCGGGAAGTAATCGACATGAGCTTGCAAGAGACATTCTAGGCTTTTACAATGACCAGAACCTGGAGGATCTGATAGTGGATGAGATATCCGACAACTATGTATACCCAGACACAACCTTGTTTACTTTTCGTAATGGGTCGCTAAGTCAGCTGTACTGTGACAGGGAGGAGATATTTCAAGTCTACAACCAGATGGCTGATGATGATACCGCTCCACAGGAGAACTTCAATATCACCTTACTACCTGAGTTCCAAGTCATCTGGGTTGCTCTGCGACTCTATGACGCATGCCTTCCAACTTCATCCAGTTTGCCGGTCTTTGCAACAAGTACTCCATACATTCCAGCATCAAGCACGGAATTAATCATCATTCCCTCCAGCAGCACTTCTCCGTTGGAATCATCGTCGCTGACATTGTCATACCCGGTCACCTCTACCATCAGCACCACTGTCATCAGCACAAGCATGGTGACACCCATCACACCAACTCCATCCCTGACAGTGTCCAGTATTTCTATATCAAGCAGTATTCCACCAACCGAAG CACCAGTAGACAGAAGACCTATGTTGATAAATCACATTGATCAGCTTTTCATCCGAGTTGGAGGGGTATTGGAATACGTAATACCTGCAGACACCTTCTATGACTTTGAAGACGGTGACACCCGAAGCCTTCGTCTTGCACTCATGACTGTGTCTGGAGAGCCTTTGCCGGAATCATCATGGATTCAGTATGACGGTGACAAACAAATGATCTATGGGATACCACTAGCTGTAGACTACAGTGTCAGACCAGTTGAGTTCATATTGCTTGCAAGAGATTCAGTCGGACAAACTGCAAGGGACGCTCTTGAAGTTGTGATCCAGTTAAAACTGAGTGTCGTGTTTTCTCATGAGTTTGTCATCACTTTCGATGAGGATTACATTAACTTCATGGCCAAGGGCAAGAATCGCTATGACGTAGCACGAAAGATATCTCAGTATTATAAAGATGGCAGTAGCAGATTTTTATCAGTGGATTCTATAGTGGAAGGATCTGTAGTGTGGACTTACTCAAACACCTCTGTACAAACAAAAACTTGTGACTTACAGACTATCTGGAGGCTGTACTCAAAGCTAAGTTATGATAATGGAGATGTCACAGAGTCGTTTCAAATGATGATGTCGCCAGAGTATGTCCCTGTGAAAGCAGAGCTATTGCTGACAGGCGTGTGTGGACCTGTCATAACAACTCCAAAACCGtcagaacaagtcatcgtcgTCGTACCGTTGACTTCTGAGAGGGATAAGTGGGAAAAGGCCCTCATTCCAGCCATTGTCATAGCACTCTTGATTCTCCTGTGCGGGTTGCTTGCGTGTTGCGTCTACAGAAGAAAGAGGCCGGGCACCAAGTTTATCTTGAGGGAGGAAAAACCAATGTATGCAAACGACAGGCGACCTATTATTTTACCGGATGAAAAGGCACTGAAAGAGAGCCAGAAGCCAATTCAGCCTGCCATTATGAGAAACGACTTTGCTCCCTACGTGGCGACTCCACCACCCAGAGTGCCGCCCGCTCCGCCGGAATTACCGGAGACAAGACCACAATCACCTCCACCTTATAGACTCCCTCCTTATCCGGAAATTGACCAGTCAGATTCTGATGAAGACCCTATGTATTTGAGGGAAATACCCCTCCAAGGAACAATGCCAACACCCCCACCGGCGTATTCACCACAACCAGAGTACAGTGGACCCCCACCCAATTACAGACTACCCCCTCCTTACAATCCtttggaatttcaaacatcaaaactgtaa